A stretch of the Panicum virgatum strain AP13 chromosome 9N, P.virgatum_v5, whole genome shotgun sequence genome encodes the following:
- the LOC120687228 gene encoding UPF0187 protein At3g61320, chloroplastic-like, which yields MGRAMAAPAPKPPSTANLIRHHLHVARCFPPDTPPPPPPTSNPLLSLLSAVPDWADAVQERRIRDRRPLYDHASWREHRSSRRHLRHLLTSLSSRVILSLAPPVSALTAFAAAIATYNTLLPAYAFTASALPYQLTAPALALLLVFRTEASYARFDEGRKAWMRVLAGAADLAGMVMHRPRHRQAEDEPLRRALLNYILAFPVALKCHLISDSDVKTDLQGLLTQDDLDVVLASKHRPRCIIEFISQSVQMLDLDEQKRSIMESKLSCFLEGIGVCEQLVGIPIPLSYTRLTSRFLVLWHLTLPVILWDECKWIVVPATFISAASLFCIEEVGVLIEEPFPMLALDALCKQLHDGIKDVMAVQNTVHTRLVAQNKSHEARSRCAENGWPSSKREEAKID from the exons GGgcagggccatggcggcgccggcgcccaaaCCCCCGTCGACGGCGAACCTCAtccgccaccacctccacgTAGCCCGCTGCTTCCCCCCCGACacacctccaccgccaccgcccaccTCCAACCCTCTGCTCTCCCTTCTCTCCGCGGTTCCTGACTGGGCCGACGCCGTCCAGGAGCGCCGCATCCGCGACCGCCGCCCGCTCTACGACCACGCCTCCTGGCGCGAGCACCGCAGCTCCCGCCGCCACCTGCGCCACCTCCTCACCTCGCTCTCCTCCCGCGTCATCCTCTCCCTCGCGCCCCCTGTGTCCGCCTTgaccgccttcgccgccgccatcgccacctACAACACCCTCCTCCCGGCCTACGCCTTCACCGCGTCCGCGCTGCCCTACCAGCTCACCGCGCCCGCGCTCGCGCTCCTCCTCGTCTTCCGCACCGAGGCCTCCTACGCGCGCTTCGACGAGGGCCGCAAGGCGTGGATGCGCGTGCTCGCgggcgccgccgacctcgcAGGGATGGTCATGCATCGTCCTCGGCATCGCCAGGCTGAGGACGAGCCGCTCAGGCGCGCGCTCCTCAACTACATCCTCGCCTTCCCCGTCGCGCTCAAG TGTCACCTCATTAGCGACTCCGACGTCAAAACGGACCTTCAGGGCTTGCTCACCCAAGATGACCTCGATGTTGTACTGGCATCGAAACACCGGCCCCGTTGTATTATCGAGTTCATTTCACAAAGTGTTCAGATGCTAGATCTCGACGAACAGAAGCGGAGCATCAtg GAGTCTAAACTGTCTTGTTTTCTTGAAGGAATCGgtgtgtgcgagcagctcgttGGGATTCCTATTCCTCTCTCATACACCAGACTTACTTCGAGGTTCCTTGTTCTCTGGCATCTTACACTCCCAGTGATACTCTGGGATGAATGTAAATGGATTGTTGTTCCAGCTACCTTTATCAGTGCTGCATCACTCTTCTGCATTGAGGAA GTTGGTGTTCTTATTGAGGAGCCGTTCCCCATGCTAGCTCTTGATGCTCTATGCAAGCAACTCCACGACGGCATTAAGGATGTGATGGCGGTGCAGAACACAGTTCACACACGATTAGTTGCCCAGAATAAGAGCCATGAGGCCCGCAGCAGGTGTGCAGAAAATGGGTGGCCTAGCTCAAAAAGAGAAGAAGCGAAGATTGATTGA